A single window of [Clostridium] hylemonae DSM 15053 DNA harbors:
- a CDS encoding YdcF family protein, whose protein sequence is MLWKIALPAAGAVCLSYYGAVSIRLRRWNSTFARFWLAAGLACGALWELFQLRPELAGSPLWKLLWIPAAVFAAVEIRIAAGMVSTEEKDIPYLIVLGAQVKGTKITDSLRRRLKRSAAYLSENPGTKVIVSGGQGPGEDIAEAEAMADFLADCGIKRSRILLEDRSKSTEENLRFSAAYLPDMTVKVGIVSNNFHMYRACCYAGRTGYKNVCRIPSDCSPLLFANYMVREFFAVCRLWLPC, encoded by the coding sequence ATGCTGTGGAAGATAGCGCTGCCAGCGGCAGGAGCTGTCTGCCTGTCATACTACGGGGCAGTCAGCATACGTCTGCGCCGGTGGAACTCTACTTTCGCAAGATTCTGGCTGGCGGCAGGGCTTGCCTGCGGGGCGCTCTGGGAGCTGTTTCAGCTTCGCCCGGAACTGGCCGGAAGCCCGCTGTGGAAACTGCTCTGGATTCCGGCGGCAGTGTTTGCTGCTGTTGAAATACGCATTGCGGCGGGAATGGTTTCCACGGAAGAAAAAGACATACCGTACCTCATTGTACTCGGCGCACAGGTAAAGGGGACGAAGATCACGGATTCTCTCAGAAGGAGGCTTAAGCGTTCGGCCGCGTATTTATCTGAAAATCCGGGCACTAAGGTGATCGTTTCCGGAGGGCAGGGTCCGGGAGAAGACATAGCGGAGGCGGAGGCGATGGCCGATTTTCTGGCAGACTGCGGTATCAAAAGAAGCAGGATACTGCTGGAGGACCGATCAAAGTCTACAGAGGAAAATCTCAGGTTTTCGGCTGCGTATCTGCCGGACATGACTGTGAAGGTGGGGATCGTATCCAACAATTTTCACATGTACCGCGCGTGCTGTTATGCCGGAAGAACCGGGTATAAAAATGTGTGCCGCATTCCGTCAGACTGCAGTCCGCTGCTGTTTGCAAATTATATGGTGCGGGAATTCTTTGCTGTGTGCAGATTGTGGCTGCCATGCTGA
- a CDS encoding SEC-C metal-binding domain-containing protein encodes MSRTLLEQWRDTAYNEQADRGELQKFWAAYFQIEKEIYEQLLEQPDVEVKGTVKELAEKYGQEVFTMAGFLDGINDSLKEPNPIDTMEEDTVVSLAFDKEKLYKNMVAAKADWLYELPQWKDIYTEDELKALYKEQKQSGTVRKEKEPGRNDPCPCGSGKKYKKCCGR; translated from the coding sequence ATGAGTCGTACATTATTAGAACAGTGGAGAGATACAGCCTATAATGAGCAGGCGGACAGAGGAGAACTGCAGAAGTTCTGGGCAGCGTATTTCCAGATCGAGAAGGAAATATATGAACAGCTTCTTGAGCAGCCTGATGTAGAAGTAAAGGGAACGGTTAAGGAGCTCGCCGAAAAGTATGGCCAGGAAGTCTTTACAATGGCCGGCTTCCTCGACGGTATCAACGACAGTCTGAAGGAACCCAATCCTATCGATACGATGGAAGAGGATACGGTGGTAAGCCTTGCATTTGATAAAGAAAAGCTTTATAAGAATATGGTGGCGGCCAAGGCTGACTGGTTATATGAGCTGCCGCAGTGGAAGGATATATATACAGAGGATGAGCTGAAAGCTCTGTACAAGGAACAGAAACAGTCCGGTACGGTCAGGAAAGAGAAAGAACCGGGACGCAATGACCCATGTCCGTGCGGTTCCGGCAAGAAATATAAGAAATGCTGTGGAAGATAG
- a CDS encoding adenylosuccinate synthase, giving the protein MVKAVVGANWGDEGKGKITDMLAEEADIIVRFQGGANAGHTIINNYGKFALHTLPSGVFYDHTTSVIGNGVALDIPVLFSEIQSVIEKGVPAPKILVSDRAQIVMSYHKNFDAYEEERLGGKSFGSTKSGIAPFYSDKYAKVGFQVSELFDDKLLKEKTVRIAELKNVLLKHLYHKPEIDPDELYDELQEYKKMVEPYVCDVSLFLHNAVKEGKEILLEGQLGSLKDPDHGIYPMVTSSSTLAAYGAIGAGIPPYEIKKVITVCKAYSSAVGAGAFVSEIFGEEADELRRRGGDGGEFGATTGRPRRMGWFDCVASKYGCRMQGTTDVAFTVLDVLGYLKEIPVCVGYEIDGKVTTDFPTTHLLEKAKPVLETLPGWNCDIRGIKEYDKLPENCRRYIEFIEGQIGYPITMVSNGPGREDIIYTNRAADVL; this is encoded by the coding sequence ATGGTTAAAGCAGTAGTAGGTGCCAACTGGGGTGACGAAGGAAAAGGTAAGATCACCGACATGCTCGCCGAGGAGGCGGACATCATCGTGAGATTCCAGGGCGGAGCCAATGCGGGGCATACGATTATAAATAATTATGGAAAATTTGCGCTTCATACATTGCCGTCAGGCGTGTTTTATGACCACACGACGAGTGTGATCGGCAATGGAGTCGCTCTCGATATACCGGTTCTGTTCAGTGAGATACAGTCTGTCATAGAAAAGGGAGTTCCCGCGCCGAAGATACTTGTGTCTGACAGGGCGCAGATCGTCATGTCTTACCACAAGAATTTTGACGCATATGAAGAGGAGAGGCTGGGCGGAAAGTCATTCGGCTCCACCAAGTCGGGCATTGCTCCGTTTTATTCCGACAAATATGCCAAGGTAGGCTTCCAGGTGAGCGAACTGTTTGATGATAAACTGCTGAAAGAGAAGACTGTGCGCATCGCAGAGCTTAAAAATGTGCTGCTGAAACACCTGTATCATAAACCGGAAATCGATCCTGATGAACTATATGATGAGTTACAAGAATATAAAAAGATGGTAGAGCCATATGTATGCGATGTGTCTTTATTCCTGCACAATGCGGTAAAAGAAGGAAAAGAGATATTGCTGGAAGGACAGCTCGGCTCCTTAAAAGACCCGGACCACGGAATCTATCCGATGGTGACATCCTCCTCCACACTGGCCGCCTACGGGGCGATCGGAGCCGGTATCCCTCCGTATGAGATCAAAAAAGTCATCACAGTGTGCAAGGCATATTCCAGCGCGGTAGGCGCAGGTGCGTTTGTGAGTGAGATCTTCGGGGAAGAGGCGGACGAGCTGAGACGGCGCGGCGGAGACGGCGGAGAATTCGGGGCCACGACAGGAAGACCGAGACGTATGGGATGGTTTGACTGCGTCGCTTCCAAATACGGATGCAGAATGCAGGGAACGACTGATGTGGCATTTACAGTGCTGGATGTGCTCGGTTATCTTAAAGAGATCCCGGTATGCGTCGGCTATGAGATCGACGGGAAAGTGACGACAGATTTCCCGACAACGCATCTGCTTGAGAAAGCGAAGCCTGTCCTTGAGACGCTTCCTGGATGGAACTGCGATATCCGCGGCATTAAGGAATATGACAAGCTTCCGGAAAACTGCCGCAGATATATAGAATTTATTGAAGGACAGATTGGTTATCCGATCACTATGGTCTCAAACGGACCTGGCAGAGAGGATATCATATATACGAATCGGGCGGCTGATGTTTTATAA